From the genome of Triticum aestivum cultivar Chinese Spring chromosome 3B, IWGSC CS RefSeq v2.1, whole genome shotgun sequence, one region includes:
- the LOC123068377 gene encoding calmodulin-binding protein 60 B, protein MAAHKRLHDGFEQDPDQPEKKRMERSVSFSTVIREAMVMKQVQSVFLVLEPLLRRVVQEEIQAGLVRSPRYIERSSPETPPAAERPAWRLAFLRPPMLPIFTGSKIEDANGEPLQVVLVAAVTGSVCGALPQFMRVELVPLFGDFPPDGREDWTTGEFARGVVKERSGKRPLLTGDVGLTMRDGRAVVSDLQFTDNSSWVRCRKFRIGARVVPGSYEGGRVAEAMTDAFNVRDHRGELYRKHYPPALTDDVWRLEKIGKEGAFHRKLRQSGVETVQEFVRMLNVKPDVLRAIMGDGMTDRMWEVTTSHARTCDAGDKVYAYAGQHGATVYVNSLFQLVRLEFAGVQCAAQHLTRVQKAYVQQLYVEAFEQRHSLQEAEPLPAAMLLHASSSSNSLPMLQNAAPVAPPPLPATPLWFQSNQELDLQIVDELPDQNGCFGFQMY, encoded by the exons ATGGCGGCACACAAGCGGCTCCACGACGGCTTCGAGCAGGACCCCGACCAGCCCGAGAAGAAGCGGATGGAGCGGTCGGTCTCCTTCTCCAC GGTGATCCGGGAGGCCATGGTGATGAAGCAGGTGCAGAGTGTGTTCCTGGTGCTGGAGCCTCTCCTGCGCCGAGTG GTGCAGGAGGAGATCCAGGCGGGGCTGGTGCGCAGCCCGCGGTACATCGAGAGGTCCTCGCCGGAGACGCCGCCGGCGGCGGAGCGGCCCGCGTGGAGGCTGGCGTTCCTGCGCCCGCCGATGCTACCGATCTTCACCGGCAGCAAGATCGAGGACGCAAACGGCGAGCCACTCCAGGTCGTCCTCGTCGCCGCGGTCACCGGGTCGGTCTGCGGCGCTCTCCCGCAGTTCATGCGCGTCGAGCTGGTGCCGCTCTTCGGGGACTTCCCTCCGGACGGCCGCGAGGACTGGACGACCGGCGAGTTCGCCCGGGGCGTCGTCAAGGAGCGCTCGGGGAAGCGCCCGCTCCTTACCGGCGACGTCGGCCTCACCATGCGCGACGGGCGCGCCGTCGTCAGCGACCTCCAGTTCACCGACAACTCCTCCTGGGTCCGCTGCCGCAAGTTCCGCATCGGCGCGCGTGTGGTGCCGGGAAGCTACGAGGGCGGCAGGGTCGCCGAGGCCATGACCGACGCCTTCAACGTCCGCGATCACCGCGGCGAAC TGTACCGGAAGCACTACCCGCCGGCGCTCACCGACGACGTGTGGCGGCTGGAGAAGATCGGCAAGGAGGGGGCCTTCCACCGGAAGCTGCGGCAGAGCGGCGTGGAGACCGTGCAGGAGTTCGTGCGGATGCTGAACGTGAAGCCGGACGTGCTGCGCGCGATCATGGGCGACGGCATGACGGACCGCATGTGGGAGGTGACCACGAGCCACGCCAGGACGTGCGACGCCGGCGACAAGGTGTACGCGTACGCCGGGCAGCACGGCGCCACCGTCTACGTCAACTCCCTCTTCCAGCTGGTCAGGCTCGAGTTCGCCGGCGTCCAGTGCGCGGCGCAGCACCTCACCAGGGTCCAGAAGGCGTACGTGCAGCAGCTGTACGTGGAGGCGTTCGAGCAGCGGCACAGCCTCCAGGAGGCCGAGCCCCTGCCCGCCGCCATGCTCCTCCacgccagcagcagcagcaacagcctcCCAATGCTGCAGA ACGCAGCGccggtcgcgccgccgccgcttccggCGACGCCGCTCTGGTTCCAGAGCAACCAGGAGCTGGACCTCCAGATCGTCGACGAGCTCCCCGACCAGAATGGCTGCTTCGGCTTCCAGATGTACTGA